ACTCATAAAAGGTCAATTGCGTTGGTGTGGGCACCTTGTACGTATGGCACCATCGAGACTGCCTAAAGCAGTATTTTACTCTGAGCTAGCCTCAGGTAAACGCAAGGCTGGTGGGCAGTACCTGCGCTACAGGGATGTCTTGAAACGCCATCTTTTGGCCACCGGCATATCATGCGAGTCGTGGGAGGAGCTTGCATCTCGGAGATCGGACTGGCGAACTGCTGTCACTGCGGGTCTTGATAACTTTGAACACACCCGACTTGAAGATCTTGACGCCAAACGCCAGCTCCGAAAAACTCGGCCCAAGCCCTCCTACCATTACACATACAACGCATCTGGGCAGTTCTACTGTGTCTTGTGTTGTCGCattttcaaaacaaaaattggatTTGCAAGCCACGCTCGCGCCCACGCACGTAATAGTTAAGaccctttttattttattattttatttgtcaggatgtcgccgtcgacggatacgtctgggaggacatcatATATCTATTTCGATACCTTCGATAATAAGTGGAATTTTTTTGGTGTTTGTCACGATTTTTGTCTTATTAAAATTGATTTCGAGTCCCGTCTCTCTGCTAGCTGTCTGTGAACTTTGTCCATTATTGACCCCCATTGTGTAttaaagactgtacacgatgaaacccggccacgcatgatgtggtaaatcttttaaatgaatgtacatTTCGAAGCAGCATTTTTACCTTAATAATGTGTGGTTATCTggttatcaaaataaataataaaattagaaacataatataaagttaggTTGACTGAGCGTTATATATTCCACAGTATAGATTAAGATAGTTTTTACTACTAAGAGTTCAACTCCAGAGTTGTTAAAAACAGAAAGacagccatttttagggttccgtacccaaagggtaaaaacgggaccctattactaagactacgctgtccgtctgtctgtcaccaggctgtatctcatgaaccgtgatagctagacagttgaaattttcacagatgatgtatttctgttgctgctataacaacaaatactaaaaacagaataatataaatatttaaatggggctcccatacaacaaacgtgatatttttgccgtttttcccgtaatggtacggaacccttcgtgcgcgagtccgactcgcacttggccggtttttttttctcatataTCATAGTCGCGAAATAAAACATCTCTATTAGAAATGAGTCGGggtgtacctatacatatacagAGGTCTTCCCTGGCGGATCTTTCTATAGTCAAGCGCGAGCAGTCGCGACTCGCGACTATTGGCGCTGTAGGTACACCAAGCGGCATCTTGGAATCTTTATGCAAACTGTTGGTTATAAACTGAATTAATTTTGGTAATGTTGTCTACAGTGGCCAGAACGTAGAGGAGGCATTCTTGGAGACCGCTAAAAAGATATATCAGAGTATTCAAGACGGCAGGCTGGACTTGAACGCCGCGGAGTCGGGCGTGCAGCACAAGCCCGCGTCGCCGGGCCGCCCGCtggccgcgccgcccgccgccaaGGACAACTGCGCCTGCTAACTGGCCAACAGCGACTGGGTACTGGGTCAGAAACGTCCGGGAACACCGGCCTCTTTTCTGCGGACATTGCGAAAGTTAACGGTTtgcgtacctacattttttctaagacattcaccatacaaattttaaaaagtaGGTTTTACGATGCCTATAATGTAAACTACTAAAATTAGGCTTTCAAGtctgtttattttatgatatctacaggaaagacgcttAACCTCGACTCatactaaaaaagtttttgacccgtGTACTCGTGACACGACCACGGCCAGCGGCCCGGAGGCCGGAACCCACTCTCCGACCATCCCGACAAATCGACTTCTCTTTATGAAACGTCAGAAAATCTTAAGGCGCCACTAGAAACAAAAATCAAACCTCCGCTTTCTAAAAGTTTTAGCTAATATATAGTCAGGGAATGCGTAAAGTATGCGACCATGTATTTTTGTGAAATGAATTTCAAATTGGCTAACCTATTTTTAAAGATTAGTGAGATAAGTGAGCAATCCGTTCAACAAGTTCATTTCAAAAGGAAAGATTGTGGTAGAATAGTAGTTTCGGTTTTTGTATGGGAGTGGCGGTTCTGTTCTAGTATTATGTAATATGTGTCACGATCACGAGTGGCAGCCAGCAGGTACATCTCCACACATCAGTGTGCACTAATGCTTTTGGGATGTCATACTTTAATCGATAAGTTAACTagagtatttaaaataataatatataagatCTTAAATAAGAGTATTACCGAGTCCCATTCTGTTTCTACTTATTTACATTCCAAATCAATCACTGGTTCATGGTGCATTACTTTAGAACAAAAGgggttttcatattttttcattCATCCGAAGCCAGAGGGCAAAGCTGTCAGAAAGGGATTCGTATACATAAGTTGGTCATTTTTAcccatttttaattattgtgtGTTGTATTAATATGTTTATTGAACCATGTATATGAACAGAAGTAAGAAACACAAATGATTAAACAtaacattgtttattttgaatgtCAGTTATCTTACCGAGTTAACAAAAAGTAGCGAATCGTGTTATTTATCCGAACCAAAATCATAATATTCATGAAATTGTTTAAGGCTGAGAGATGGCTAAAATGAATGGCatgttgtatctcatgaaaagTTATTGCGGTATTAAGTGGAAGATTAATTGTTAtggcaaaacaaaattattacaatatttatgtTACAACTGGATGTTATACAGCTAAGAAAACTTCACTGTTAAGGTTCCTCTTCTCCGGCGAAAGATATGGGGATCTACCACGAACAACGAAATTCTAAGTTCTCTATCACTTTTGCGATGCAGGAGTGACAGAAATAGATATACAGAAACTTCGAATTTCAAAGTCCGCGGTAGACTACTAGGGCGGAATAGTAcgcattacgatacaagtgcgaaaattaagaaattatCTATACAACATATGGCCcgttaaattttcgacataggcacgtaaAATGCtgattaccgcactagtgcagtAATGTAtctcatatatatatgtactgtaaaatttcaTACGATCGGCGAGAAAAATACTGACTGCCTATGTTATTTTCATCACTGAATAAATTTCTACGAAGAAGCGTCTAGCTCCGCCTCGCCCTCTAGAAGGAAATGTATCatttaaccattttttttattttatattcacaAATGTACATTTAATAACTTGAAAGATGCATGaaaattatcacaaatattttagATAACGATAGATTTCTAATCGAATTACAAAGTACCAAACACACGTGTGTGTAAGTTGAGGTACTACTAGTACTAGCCAATACtttcaaaaaataaagtacataaGTACCTATGCGGTATGCGGACTGCATAAACCTATTATGTTATGTATAGGCTAGGTATTGTGAACCATGTATATTGATTATTTTCAAATCCGTTACAGGATAAATTATCCGAAATCTAAAAATGCGTTATATCCATAATTACATCAGAAAAATCCATTGCTTaattatagtacctaataagttgcaaaataaaaataccaagataaaatgaaaaaaaaattggtcacAATTTGTAAAAAGAACCATTTCAGATGCTGAATTTAGAAAAATGTCACGTTCCAAAATTGCATTTAAAATAGTACGATAGGGTGGTATTCCAATTTCTTTgcccaatgtcattgcgtctcactctctcattaagcaaaatgtgagacgcaatgcacattggacaaataaattgtATAGGTGGAATGCCACTCTTATATCCATGGCACATGTAGCCGGTCTTTGGTCAAACAACTttctcagtagaaaaaggtgcgaaattcaaattttctatgggatgatAACGCTTGGCgccaacattttttaaatttgccgcttttttctactgacggaaatggcttgacagactataacaGTCTAAGTGGAAATAGTTAGTTGTTGTGGTTGGTGGTGCAGTATATAAGTCAGAGTCAATGGTcgcttttataatttttcgtGGTCATCCACATCACTTTAAAAACCTAAATGTATCGAATTGCATGCAGTCGCTTCTACAATTTCATACATGTATGTTTCTTGCTTTATTGTGGAGGTAAAACGTGTTATGGAAAAATTTACCCATTAAAGAAAAGAAAGCAAAGGTTTCAtgttatttttcaccacaccagctggtaaagacCTTCTTGGTTGTTCAATAACTAATGAGAAAGTTACGTTTTATTCACGACAGtggcaaagtaaaaaaaaaattctacatGTTCATGTCATCAACTGACGGTCTTTCTACCGCGACACAACCGgctgattattatttttaattcatgacagcatctaaactatcatctgacaaagtatcagccgggaggcgatgactgacaatATATGCTCcgggcccgcggtctataatgcaaattttgagttgaggtgtggtaaaaaaaactttgtgttttcactcggtggcaaaatttgtttaaccctcgtgccttgaaaccctcgcaacgcaacgctcaagattccacttttcgaaccccgcgctacgctcgtggttcaaatttggaatcttatgcttgctcgggtatcaatattggcacgagaggttaagaggccggtgtcgattttagtcgcaaaaatgtaaaattgatagatttagtctgtgaaattgtataccttttgttacctaattgaaataacaagtactggttactcttagcacgtcttctcatcttgccattttacagaatttttttttgaaaacagactcactaaattagtaatgattttttttcttgacGGACGTGtgggtaaacgcgcgtaaagcactgattttgtcgctcttatttgtaaatttcgtatagTTTGGACTGcgaaaaatggtaaatttgtattacacatattctgtacttgacctttatcagattacatttttgttatatgacttagagttcgaggaaatgaaagttaaacgaattcaattttgtccagaaattacttcaaaacaagtgaccatttctctgaaaatcaacttaatttcaacgtaattttgatacttaaacaatctacaacatttgctgaaactattcttatacatcaatttgtataatttaccaccataattttttgatgaatttttaaaaactgccccttctcttcatatattaccggtgacgcatgctcgcgacctcattattaaaaggcaagatgagaagacgtgctaatagaaaccaatacttgttatttagatattacgtaacaaaacttgtataatttcaacgactaaatctatcaattttacatttttgctccaacatcgacaccggcctcttaaacaacaactttgcccccctgtaaaacaaataactattgaataGTCACGTTTTAGATTTATGTACTCTAGTGGTTTTTCGCCCTTTAATatgcacgttttttttttcaacaaaatGTTATACACTAGTTAATCAGTTATTTTCgtctaatataataaatttcatagATTATTAGTAGTTTAGGTACTACTTACGACATAATTATTATGTGTAACtacgtgttaaataaatattatttgtacaGTGTATACTTTGTTCTTTTCCTGTTTCTGATATTGATATAAGGGAAACGGGATAAGTAATTCCGtacctaatatttaaataatcctCCATCTCCATATTATTTTCGTGCTAGTTTTTAACCACCATTTCACCCTTTTATTAGTGGAGGagctaaaaattttattttcttcacaCTTTTGTtacaaaaagatcttatttcatgcaggtgtactgaagagGTAAAAGGCCTATGGTTGGGGAGCCCAAAAGGGGATTTTCGTAGTTACCCaagcgtcagattaagatatgagtgatatcttgctaccccgtggagtctacctttaccacttttagccgtCGTAGCAATAACTTGGACCTAAACGACCAAACCACCAgttttcgattccaataggtctacgacgctcgagtaactacacatttagcatcgccggtTCCCCAGCtactatattgttcccgcgggagtcaTAGATTCTGTCCAAAAGTGTCAATATGGTGGACGAATGATAGTTTTTtgttcgcaagtgtgatgaaaaacattgtgtgtaactccccATTGCAAACTCGGGTCTTTAgttcactccagcctgcggctgtcgtgaatcATTGTTTCCAATATCCTGCGCCCCTTGATcacctcgttgcacaatgtatagGTACTATTTCACATTATACAATTCTGATTCTTATTGCTTACACCTAATGCAAAACAATTAATAACGTGGGTAAGTACAGTTTGAATTTGCCTAGGGGCGATGCTCACTGATGGGTTGGTAGGGATGTCATACGAAAAAAACCGGTAAAGTGAGTTATTTtcgtgtaaaaaaaatgttttgaaatgTAAAACTTAGGGACCACCCTAATTTGTACAtttcaaaactatttttttatggaaTACCAATTTCAGCTATACAATGTgaattgcgtctcacattttgtttaatgagagagtgagatgcAATCCATTCAggcattttcaatttagagcagttcaaaatcaactcaggattgtgaaattttttagctttttctaataatttgttagaccaagtagtgaaaatgttagactatgttatatgtttgtaatctactcacagtgccctttcatttggtataccccacatggtatgtttaaaagaaaaaagttaaaactttttactgccgattttgtgacgtcacagttatccccccacactatggaaggtagaggtaaggaaatgaatcttcatgtatcaaaaagtgacactaaaaaacagtaaataggccatggagactatatataccatccatataataggcggcgccaccatacactgaagtacctagaccatacacctagtattttatgtagatgtgcacccgtgcgaccgtgagggacagaacatacgcaatgtgacaaaattaaaaccacgtttttaacattcctgacaacataccagaaacaacctacgtaatttggtcgggttatttgctgcccctgctgctcctctatggttcatgtcatagagtctcctatatattacaatactctttggtctcagagcctacctagcgccaccggagagattaggaactattatttaaagctgaaagcggtcacttttgcaacaattctgccataagagattggcatcctttctataccatccataccccaCACTattagaaagtgacaagttgttatttcgtactcagtagagtctacagaacacaacgataccacttaCTATGTAGTAGTATACtgtacagtcacatcgaatggtgttttaggccatctggccgctgtactataAGCTCTTTCAAATAATGTACAGATGTACCCCTTTATCTAACAACTAGACTGAAAGTTTGcagattttgaactttattgatAAGTTAATAaggggtcgtaatagatgattttactttaaaatgttCTCTGGAGTAAAAAAGCAAGTTTATATGCCGCTTAGACGTgacttaaccttttggacaccaatgaccgatatatacgcaccgtaggttcaacgccaaagaccgattaatcgttcatagaccacagagcaacatattatttatcttgccacatataagtcaaaatagtgtgtaatgtggagtcttgccagttcgcgcttcgcgcctcctttgacgcgggctaataaaccgacaaaaaacggggagctataggcgcgaaggcgtgaacagtCTGACGCCACatttacgttcgcggcttcgcgccgtgattcgcgcatgagtgtggagggcccttatcacattttacaaaaaaatggatATTGATTTTTGTTAGCAATATCATTGAATATGATGGACAATAGCATTCTTATAGATTGCacattgaagctatatggaagtAGCTTActtacaagcgacaataagtacccttttagttggcatatatttgtaataagatgttaaataaaatcaaagcgATAGtgttgaaattgtatttctatAAAAGGGAAATCAGGGACTTTGCATTTCACTATATCCATATTTTGGTAAATTTAGAACTTACATAAtagttaaaatacaaattatatgtTTACATGGAATGAAAACTAAATGCATGTACTAAGTAGTTATGTTCTAAATACAACTTCCTGCTTACAATACTGTATTTAAAACATTGAAGTAATGCACATGCATTACTACAAGCTACATAGCTTGTATTATTTATCTTCACAATTTTGTATTGTTACACATTGCTATTACATATTATCCTTACAGTAATACAGTATGACGCAATTTTGCTTAATTCAATAACTccataataattacataattaaataattgataTCAAAGTACACATATTTAAACATCATCTATAGTGGGCAACCAAAATGCCATATTAGTACATGCGGATGCTAGCATCATAAATTTGGGGTTGAACTGAACACACTGAATAGGGGATGGATGATCACCGTTCAGGACACACACTTTGTACCCCGTGTCCGCATTCCACACATGAACACGCCCATCAGTAGACCCACTGAATATGTACTGGGAGTCAGGGCTGAAGGATGCTTCAATGGGAATACCTTTGTTGTTTAGATGGCCCGTAAATGTTTGTAGTGGTGTGCCATGATAAGCATCCACTAGTCTAATAATTGATCCATTTGTGCTTATCAGCATGGTCTTTCCATCCCGGGAAAATTTTAAGCCTGTCCAGTCACATTCTTTTTCTTGGTTTAGTTTGAATGTCACAAAAGGACCTTTGTCAAATGATCTCAGGTCATATAACTTAATGCTCTCTGAATTGACTCCAGCTGCAAATATTAGCCCTTCAGGATCATAGGCAGCCACAGGTCGTCCTGACAAGTGCATCAGTCCTTGACAATTTGGTGAGCGCAGATCCCATAAACGCAATGTTTTGTCTAAAGAGCCTGATAAGAATGTGTCTTCCACTGGTGACAAACATAGGGTCACTACTTTTTTGGTGTGGCCTGGAAAGTATCTGATGTACTTGTTGTCGTGAAGAGAAAGATATCGGATGGTGTCGTCAACTTTAGTGGAACTGTGGATTGCAGTATTTTTAGCGTGTGTGAAGTGTATTAAGTCAACTccatattttttactatttaccGTTATCATTTGAGTGCCTTTTTCACAATCATAAATAACAATCTGATCATCTTCACTGCACGATATTAACGTCTCTCCACTCGGTGAAAAATCTATACTGTTTATTTTGTCTGTATTTTCCCTGAACACCTTAGCGACCTTAAAACTCCGTACGACTTGATCGACTAGTTTCATCATTTGTAACAGATTCTCGTAACCAGGTTTTGTTTAATCGCCTTCTTTAAAAGAATGTAATAATTGCAAAAGCTTCTGTTTTGAgaatgcaatacaaattttaaagcatCTTTGTAGCGCACACCACTTTTGATTGACAGACACTTATGTTTCCACAGGTAAAGTAACAAACAGTCTTTGCACAAAACGAAATTTTTCAAGCACATTATCAGCTTAGCCAACTTAGCAAACAAAATTCTAGTCTCTGCTCGCCTGGGTCTAtgacggtagtactattagttattctgtggtctaTGGCTGCTATCTCCTCAATATGGCCGAATGAGATGTGTAGTTCAATCACAGGCgctcatgaaaaaaaaaacacttgggAATCAAAATGGACGGAGTGTAATGGCGTTCGTAATTGTTACATAGTGGTGCGAGTTTTACTGCAGTTTTAAGAGTTGAATCTCATTAATACGTTAGAAAACAGTTAAAGGCTTTGCCCTTGTAGTATTACACAGTAGCTAGCTTTATTCTATAGGCATTTTAATTGATCCCAGTTTCTTAGAATATGGTATCCATTTTGTGATCACAGATCAACCTTGTTGTGTGGCGTTTTCGGTAAGTACTAGCTTAgtaaattatgttatttttatgagAATTATCGAAAATTATGAGGTATAGATACTTTTGGGCTTTGGGCTATATTATTATGCAGTCGGCTTTTACTTATAAGAAGCATCATCTTACACTATATCTATCTACGTATAACTGTAGCTTTCCTTACCTTTGTTACCTTTCTAATGCACTCATTTCTGGACATATAGAATTAAATATACATCTCTATGTTTTTGCGTTACAAGTGATTGAAGTTGAAGctacttaaattatataatgtGTAATTATATAGTGTGTTATtcgaatataatatatatttatataaaataattacatttccATATAATTACAGGAATTAGGAAAGGAGTAAGCCAACTTGTATATTATTCTAATACAATATGTTCATGCATTTTTGTCGTTTATCttgttcatatttttttatatactaaaactacttgaaaagtaaaaataagaaaaataatcttAACTTTAAATAAGTTAACTTACTGATTATTCTTAATAAATAAGGTTTTTTAAGTTTGCGTTTACGGTTCCCTGCTTTTACATTCAAGACCCAGGAACATGCTGTATAACTGAAGGAAAAAGTTATATCgctatatgtttttacttcatAAGCGTATAGCTTTTCCCCTTAGTCATACAAGCTAGTATGCATCTATGAAGACAGAAATCAAGAGATTTATCATCGTTAGAGGTTTCCCGGAATTAGCAAGTAGTGTTAAtaagaggtaagtaatattattaataaacagAGCAATTTTTACATCTACATATCAGTTTATGAAAATTTTCCCATTGTGCTTTATTAACTTGGTTAATGAGAAtagaaagaacaaagaaaatacatttatt
This DNA window, taken from Cydia strobilella chromosome 4, ilCydStro3.1, whole genome shotgun sequence, encodes the following:
- the LOC134740579 gene encoding WD repeat-containing protein 82, giving the protein MMKLVDQVVRSFKVAKVFRENTDKINSIDFSPSGETLISCSEDDQIVIYDCEKGTQMITVNSKKYGVDLIHFTHAKNTAIHSSTKVDDTIRYLSLHDNKYIRYFPGHTKKVVTLCLSPVEDTFLSGSLDKTLRLWDLRSPNCQGLMHLSGRPVAAYDPEGLIFAAGVNSESIKLYDLRSFDKGPFVTFKLNQEKECDWTGLKFSRDGKTMLISTNGSIIRLVDAYHGTPLQTFTGHLNNKGIPIEASFSPDSQYIFSGSTDGRVHVWNADTGYKVCVLNGDHPSPIQCVQFNPKFMMLASACTNMAFWLPTIDDV